In Anaerolineales bacterium, the following proteins share a genomic window:
- a CDS encoding stage II sporulation protein M produces MTTQPLTPPITPNAATLMGESHPWRETLHNALIVTRREMRDSLRDWRIMFPIFVLTLVFPSLAQGMTRIFTNFFVQYGATPLIDNFLPLLPMIVGFFPVSISLVIALETFVGEKERRSLEPLLSTPLTNLELYLGKTFAAMIPPLAASYVGMGIYMISLIAGEQQWRPELILVIQILLLTTAQALVMVTGAVVVSSQTTSTRASNLLASFIIIPTSLLVLLESFIMITNQRHILWYMLGALVVADVLLFSMGARIFNREDLLGRAIDQINLRWAWRIFTRRLRDGQEVKGLLSWYRYSIFPTLRLLRGAALIVGIAIVGAFMTGFVITTVRPDLNLPAELFTSKDDMLTNLRGVFDYGNTTLSLSFIVGQNLRVLLVSLILGVFSFGVMSIFFAALPFGLLGYIFGQPILAMLGAGTFLVALIPHSLFEIPAILIASAAAVRLGAVVTRPPQGKGVWEAWLEALADWVKLFVGLVLPLLFVAALVEIYLTPRFVLTLLSG; encoded by the coding sequence ATGACCACACAACCCTTGACGCCCCCAATAACCCCCAACGCAGCTACCCTGATGGGCGAAAGCCACCCATGGCGGGAGACGCTCCACAATGCTCTAATCGTCACCCGCCGCGAAATGCGCGACAGCCTGCGTGATTGGCGAATCATGTTCCCCATCTTTGTCCTGACGCTTGTCTTTCCGAGCCTTGCGCAAGGGATGACGCGCATCTTCACAAATTTCTTTGTCCAATATGGGGCAACGCCGCTGATCGATAATTTCCTCCCCCTGCTGCCGATGATCGTCGGATTTTTTCCCGTTTCGATCTCGCTGGTTATTGCGCTGGAAACGTTTGTGGGCGAAAAAGAGCGCCGCAGCCTTGAGCCGCTGCTCAGCACACCGCTGACGAACCTTGAACTTTATTTGGGAAAGACCTTCGCGGCGATGATTCCACCCCTTGCTGCCAGCTATGTAGGGATGGGCATCTACATGATCTCCCTGATCGCCGGCGAACAACAGTGGCGACCCGAACTGATCCTTGTGATCCAGATTTTGCTTCTGACAACGGCGCAAGCGCTGGTGATGGTCACCGGGGCGGTGGTTGTCAGCAGCCAAACGACGAGTACTCGCGCCTCCAACCTGTTGGCAAGTTTCATCATCATTCCGACCTCATTGCTGGTGCTTCTGGAAAGTTTCATCATGATCACGAACCAGCGGCATATTTTGTGGTACATGTTGGGGGCATTGGTGGTGGCGGATGTGCTGCTTTTTAGCATGGGCGCACGCATCTTCAACCGCGAGGATTTGCTTGGACGGGCAATTGACCAGATCAACCTCCGTTGGGCATGGCGGATATTTACCCGCCGCTTGCGCGATGGACAGGAGGTGAAGGGGCTTCTGTCGTGGTATCGTTACAGCATCTTCCCCACCCTACGCTTGTTACGGGGCGCAGCGCTGATTGTGGGAATCGCCATTGTGGGTGCATTCATGACGGGCTTTGTGATCACCACAGTCCGCCCCGACTTGAACCTTCCGGCGGAGTTGTTTACCAGCAAAGACGACATGCTAACCAACCTACGTGGGGTCTTTGATTATGGGAACACCACCCTAAGCCTCAGCTTTATTGTCGGGCAGAATCTTCGTGTGCTGCTCGTCTCGCTCATCCTCGGTGTGTTTAGTTTCGGGGTGATGAGCATCTTTTTCGCCGCCTTGCCCTTTGGGCTGCTTGGGTACATCTTTGGGCAGCCCATTTTGGCAATGCTTGGAGCGGGGACGTTCCTTGTGGCGCTCATCCCGCACAGTCTGTTTGAAATTCCAGCAATCCTAATCGCCTCGGCAGCGGCTGTTCGGTTGGGCGCGGTGGTAACCCGTCCCCCACAAGGGAAAGGAGTTTGGGAGGCGTGGCTAGAGGCACTGGCGGATTGGGTTAAACTGTTCGTTGGGTTGGTGCTGCCCCTTCTTTTTGTGGCAGCACTGGTGGAAATTTATCTGACCCCGCGTTTTGTTTTGACTCTGTTGAGCGGGTAG
- a CDS encoding ABC transporter ATP-binding protein encodes MIEAQRLTKDFDDFRAVDSIDFTIAEGQLFAFLGPNGAGKTTTIRMLTSILKPTSGWAKVAGYDVVSQAPYVRANVGVLTEQHGLYERMRALEYLDFFGKIYRLSAEERRRRSLNLMERFGLTDALGKRIGEYSKGMKQKLALVRALLHNPPILLFDEPTSAMDPQSAKLVRDAIAELKSDKRTIILTTHNLAEAQLLADRVGVIRHGRLIANGSFADLSRRFVGDPIMEVRFSAAVNGATESIGTLAEITETGEDWLRYRTTTPETTNPAILKRLVTEGNAVVTLSEVPHSLEMVYLQIVAEDEGITEKAQS; translated from the coding sequence ATGATCGAAGCGCAGCGTCTGACGAAAGACTTTGATGACTTTCGGGCGGTGGACAGCATTGATTTTACGATTGCCGAGGGGCAATTGTTCGCGTTTTTGGGTCCAAACGGGGCGGGAAAAACAACGACGATCCGCATGTTGACCTCTATCCTGAAGCCAACCAGCGGGTGGGCAAAGGTAGCGGGCTATGATGTCGTAAGCCAAGCCCCTTATGTCCGCGCTAATGTGGGCGTGTTGACCGAACAACATGGCTTGTATGAGCGGATGCGGGCGCTGGAATACCTCGATTTCTTCGGGAAAATCTACCGCCTCTCAGCAGAGGAACGCCGCCGCCGATCCTTGAACCTGATGGAGCGTTTCGGCTTGACCGATGCGCTAGGCAAGCGCATTGGCGAATATTCTAAAGGGATGAAGCAAAAACTTGCCCTTGTGCGGGCGCTGCTCCACAACCCGCCTATCTTGCTTTTTGACGAACCGACCTCAGCAATGGATCCGCAAAGTGCGAAACTCGTCCGCGACGCAATAGCAGAACTGAAAAGCGACAAGAGAACGATCATCCTGACCACCCATAATCTGGCAGAGGCGCAGCTTTTGGCAGATCGCGTTGGGGTCATCCGTCACGGGCGGCTGATTGCCAATGGGTCGTTTGCTGATCTTTCCCGTCGGTTTGTGGGCGACCCGATCATGGAGGTGCGTTTTTCGGCGGCGGTGAACGGGGCAACGGAAAGCATCGGCACATTAGCAGAGATCACCGAGACGGGCGAGGATTGGCTGCGCTACCGAACGACGACGCCAGAAACAACCAATCCAGCAATCTTGAAGCGGCTTGTCACCGAGGGGAATGCTGTGGTGACGCTGAGCGAAGTGCCACATAGTTTGGAAATGGTCTATTTGCAAATTGTTGCCGAGGACGAAGGAATCACCGAGAAAGCGCAGTCCTAA
- a CDS encoding YfhO family protein has product MKRSLVARRAILDVFAVLTLILLCYVYWWRVITPERINQQSLIEGDFSGQFVSFATYQTARMGAGEIPLWNPYNLGGHPFLADTQAAVFYPPRLITVALLNLTNEGDPPPNIVYDALQREMIAHSLIASLLMYTFVRRLTIGQPYSPAGGLVSGIIFAYGGYMTGYPPLQLALMEASVWLPLILLGILEGTRHEVTRYGWFALSGGGLALALLAGHPQTALFTAYFALAYLAWQIYTGKKNGWVFLGGAALVLGIGGGIAAVQLLPAWEYLGRTTRDGLSFLAKGNGFPFYDLFQMILPGLFSQWSPLYVSVAGVIFIGYLAWRYPKVAGFWGIAALVTVTLSFGAQTILYDLAYNFLPGFSLFRGQERAAYLVTVCGAILAGLGASQLLQDTLHEDLKRGYQVAISSIITPSLGVGFAVFSEWVKAPDGVPIERLRMVTFSVFIAVIAAVTILGIDYLQRLYMRGVIIVALIGIELFTFGRLISPNLENRPALERLAPAPAIDALIGVRGEQNDLSSRIDTIPENYGTAYALPDIRGTSPLRLATVDKLLNVSNQARLWEVFAVRWVLTPNQELSAPASIVYSDAAGGTNLHALRTPRPFARLVGTVWVEPNDDAARGILNEPAFDSLTTVILEREAGVALNPDFIGKATLLRLEPEWIVVTTEADSPTVLDVALVYYPGWTAEIDGQPAPLLKADTAMTALAMPAGEHTVTLRYSPQSYHLGMVASLAGLLGTGAFLAGVTIQARRRKRGAQG; this is encoded by the coding sequence ATGAAACGTTCTTTAGTTGCCCGACGCGCCATATTGGATGTTTTCGCTGTCCTCACCTTGATTTTGCTCTGCTATGTGTATTGGTGGCGGGTGATCACCCCCGAACGGATCAACCAGCAATCCCTCATCGAAGGGGATTTCAGCGGGCAGTTTGTCAGCTTTGCTACCTACCAAACAGCGCGGATGGGCGCGGGCGAGATTCCGCTCTGGAATCCCTATAATCTTGGTGGGCATCCCTTCCTTGCCGATACCCAAGCCGCCGTCTTTTATCCGCCACGCCTAATCACGGTTGCCCTGCTAAACCTGACAAACGAGGGCGACCCACCACCCAATATCGTTTACGACGCGCTCCAACGGGAGATGATCGCCCACAGCCTGATCGCCTCGTTGTTGATGTATACGTTCGTCCGCCGCCTGACGATAGGGCAGCCCTATTCGCCAGCAGGGGGACTCGTCAGCGGAATCATCTTTGCCTATGGCGGTTACATGACGGGCTATCCGCCGCTCCAACTCGCCCTGATGGAAGCGAGTGTATGGCTACCCCTTATTTTGCTTGGGATTCTTGAGGGAACGCGCCATGAGGTCACGCGCTATGGGTGGTTTGCCCTCTCTGGGGGTGGTCTGGCGTTGGCGCTTTTGGCAGGGCATCCGCAAACCGCCTTATTCACCGCCTATTTTGCCCTTGCTTACCTTGCTTGGCAGATCTACACGGGTAAGAAAAACGGATGGGTGTTTCTTGGTGGGGCGGCACTCGTGCTTGGGATTGGAGGGGGAATTGCTGCTGTGCAGCTTTTGCCCGCATGGGAGTATCTGGGGCGCACCACCCGCGATGGGTTGAGTTTCCTTGCTAAAGGAAATGGCTTTCCTTTCTATGATCTCTTTCAGATGATCCTTCCCGGTTTGTTTAGCCAATGGTCGCCCCTTTATGTCAGCGTTGCAGGGGTGATCTTCATCGGCTACCTCGCCTGGCGCTATCCTAAGGTAGCTGGGTTTTGGGGCATTGCCGCCCTTGTCACGGTGACCCTCAGTTTTGGGGCGCAGACGATTCTTTATGACCTTGCCTATAATTTCTTGCCCGGCTTTAGCCTCTTTCGTGGGCAAGAACGGGCTGCCTACCTCGTCACCGTGTGCGGGGCAATCTTGGCGGGGTTAGGGGCATCCCAACTGCTGCAAGATACGCTCCATGAAGACCTCAAACGTGGCTATCAAGTTGCCATCAGCAGCATCATTACCCCGTCGTTGGGGGTGGGCTTCGCCGTTTTTTCCGAATGGGTGAAAGCCCCCGACGGCGTTCCCATTGAGCGACTGCGAATGGTGACTTTCAGTGTGTTCATTGCCGTCATCGCCGCCGTGACCATCCTCGGTATTGACTATTTGCAGCGGCTCTACATGCGCGGGGTGATCATTGTCGCTCTGATCGGTATTGAGTTGTTCACTTTTGGACGGTTAATCAGCCCTAACCTTGAAAACCGCCCCGCCCTTGAACGGCTTGCCCCCGCCCCCGCCATCGACGCTCTGATCGGTGTTCGAGGGGAACAAAATGATTTGAGCAGCCGTATTGACACGATTCCTGAAAATTATGGGACGGCGTATGCCCTTCCCGACATTCGCGGGACGAGTCCGCTGCGCTTGGCGACGGTGGATAAGCTGTTGAATGTGTCTAACCAAGCGCGGCTGTGGGAAGTTTTCGCCGTCCGTTGGGTGCTGACGCCGAATCAGGAACTTTCCGCCCCCGCAAGCATTGTCTACAGCGATGCGGCGGGGGGGACAAACCTTCACGCGCTGAGAACACCGCGTCCCTTTGCCCGCCTTGTGGGGACGGTATGGGTTGAGCCGAACGACGATGCGGCACGAGGTATCCTGAATGAGCCGGCGTTCGATTCCCTGACTACGGTGATCCTAGAGCGTGAGGCGGGGGTTGCGCTCAACCCTGATTTTATCGGCAAGGCGACCCTGCTGAGGCTTGAACCGGAATGGATCGTTGTAACCACAGAGGCGGATTCGCCCACTGTGCTTGACGTTGCCCTTGTCTACTATCCCGGATGGACAGCGGAGATTGACGGGCAGCCTGCGCCATTGCTCAAAGCGGACACGGCGATGACGGCGCTGGCAATGCCTGCTGGCGAGCATACGGTGACCCTTCGCTACAGCCCGCAGAGCTACCATTTAGGGATGGTGGCGAGCCTTGCCGGACTCCTCGGCACGGGGGCATTTTTGGCGGGCGTGACCATTCAAGCGCGGCGGCGGAAACGAGGCGCACAGGGTTGA